In Chitinophagaceae bacterium C216, the genomic stretch GATGATATTGCGGGCTTCTTTGGGATGTTCTTCCAAATAAGCCTCAAGCACTCTTGCTACAGTAGTTTGTACCACCCCGCTTACCTCACTGTTGCCGAGCTTGGTTTTGGTTTGTCCTTCAAATTGAGGTTCGGGTACTTTTACGGCAATGATAGCGCTAAGACCTTCACGAAAATCATCACCTTCTATAGTTACTTTAGCTTTTTCAAATAACCCGTTCTGATCGCCATAGTTTTTGAACACACGAGTCAACGCTTGACGGAATCCCGTAACATGCGTTCCTCCTTCTATGGTATTAATATTATTTACGTAAGAGTAAATGTGCTCGGTGAATGAATCGTTATATGTTAGGGCCACCTCCACAGCTACGTTAGTATTTTCGTCATGCCCTTCTACACTGATTACATTAGGGATTAAAGGCTTGCGGCCGGCGTTTTCGTCCAGCATGGCAACAAATTCCACGATGCCCCCCTCGCTGTAGAAGGTTTTAGAAAGCGGCTCTCCGTTTTCATTTTTTTCACGCAAGTCGGTGAGGGTAATGCGCACGCCTCTGTTCAAATAAGCCAGTTCGCGTAAACGTCCTTCAAGAATATCGTACTTATATTCTGTAGTAGTAAATATAGATGGATCGGGCCAGAAATGCTGATGCGTACCTGTTTTATCAGAGACACCTATTTCCCGAACATCATATTGAGGTACACCAATGCGATACTCTTGTTCAAAAATTTTCCCCTCCCGATATACGGTGGTAATCATTTTGGCACTAAGCGCATTCACACAACTCACGCCCACACCGTGCAGCCCTCCGGATACTTTATAACTTCCTTTATCAAATTTACCACCCGCATGCAGCACCGTCATTACCAGCTCAAGGGCCGACTTATTTTCTTTTTTGTTGATACCAGTGGGAATGCCCCGCCCGTCATCCTTGACTGATATGGAGTTATCCTCATGAATGACAACATCGATATTTTTACAATATCCCGCTAATGCTTCGTCAATTGAGTTGTCTACAACTTCATATACCAAGTGGTGCAATCCTTTTACTCCGATATCCCCGATGTACATCGCAGGACGTTTCCGTACCGCCTCAAGACCTTCTAATACCTGAATACTATCCGCACCATAGGTGTTTCTATCATCGATTTCCACTTCCTTGATTTCTTCACTCATAAATAAAAAATGATTGAACTAATGCTGTTTTCGTGCTGTGTTCGCAATGGACAAATTTACGGAAAATTAAGCGTTTGTACGGATTTCAATTGAAATGTGGATATATAGTGCAAAGAGCCAGCCACCTGTGGCAACCGGCTCTTTAAATATTTAAAATCAACTATTTATAAAAACAAGTATTCCTCACCTACATCCCTCTGCCAGATAGTTATTGCCATTAGGAACGTTTCACAATCTGAGCTACCAAATCAGCCTCCGTTGCAACCTTGTTCCCCACGTATACTGTTCCCCTCATTTCACAAATTCCCCTTCGAATAGGAGCAGTAAGTTCCATCTTCAGAATCATCGTATCACCGGGGCGCACCATTTGTTTAAACTTACAGTTATCAATTTTCAGGAAGTAGGTATCATACTGTCCTTCTCCTGCCAAGTTGATAGCTAAAATACCTCCACACTGCGCCAGTGCTTCAATTTGCAGCACTCCCGGCATTACCGGATTCTGCGGAAAGTGTCCTTGGAAAAACCACTCATTGAAGGTCACGTTTTTGATCCCCACAATCTTATCATCTGTAAGGTCGATAATCTTATCCACCAACAAGAACGGGAATCGGTGGGGTAATGTTTTTTCTATATACTGCAGATCGTATACAGGAGGTACTGTAGGATCATAGCTAGGCACATCTTTTATGTGCTTATTGGCTTTAATATGTTTTTTAATCAACTTCGCAAAAGCCACATTGGTACTATGTCCTGGCCTATTGGCAATAACTCTTCCTTTAACGGGATAGCCGATTAATGCCAAATCACCTACCACATCCAATAGTTTATGTCTTGCCGGCTCGTTAGGGAAGCGCAACTCCAGATTATTGAGATACCCTTCACTTTTTACCTCTATATTATCTTTTTTAAAGATTTTTTTCAGACGCTCCAGCTCGGCATCGTCCACAGGCTTGTCTACTACCACAATAGCATTGTTCACATCACCGCCTTTAATCAGGTTATGCTCCAACAACATTTCCAGCTCATGTAGGAAGCAGAAAGTACGGCACGAAGCAATCTTTTCTTTAAAGTTTTTCATCGTCTTCAGCTCGGCGTGCTGCGTACCCAAAACCGGAGAATTGAAGTCTATCAGTGTTGTAATCTGATATTCCCGTGCGGGCATTATCACCATCTCCACACGCTTCTCTTCATCGGTCAGATATAGATTCTCATCTATTGAATACCAGATTTTCGCTGCATTTTGCTCCTCTACGCCTGCCTCCTCTATAATTTCAATAAATGGCATGGAGCTACCGTCCATAATAGGCACTTCGGGACCATTGATTTCAATCAGACAGTTATCTACGCCCATTCCTACCAATGCGGCCAACAGGTGCTCCACAGTGCTTACCTTAGCGCCATTAGCCTCAAGGGTTGTGCCACGACTTGTATCACTTACCAAATCACAATCCGCTTTAATAATAGGCTTATTAGGCAGATCAACGCGTTGAAACTGGATACCGAAACCGGCATTGGCGGGCTTTAATGTAACATCGGCCAGAATTCCTGTATGTAACCCTGTACCACTGATGCTTACCGCCTGTTTTAAAGTATGCTGCTTGTCGGGGTTGAAGTTATTATCCATTTCTAATTCTTGTTGAATTTGGCAAATATAAATTTTAATGAGGAACGAACACAATATTATTGCCTCCTCCTATAACAATTCTTCTAATTTTCGTTCATTTGCCGTAATGGACGATTCGCATACGGATATCCACCCATCTGCACTATCTGATGTATGGATATTTCCTGAAATGTATGATAACTTAAAATATAATACTTTTAAGAAAGTTACATGAAATTCTTGCACATTTGCCATTGAATTAACAAACCATGAATATCAACCTACAAAATATTAAGTCCCCTTTCTTCATCGGTGTTGCTGGGGCCGGAATGAGCGCTATTGCACAGTATCTGCGTGGTATAGGTATGAATGTAAGCGGTAGCGATCGTTTTTTCAATGAAGGTAAGGCTGCTGATATCAAAGAAAAACTCGAAGCAGAAGGTATACAATGTTATAAACAGGATGGTAGCGGTATCACTCCTACAACCGACCTGGTTGTTGCTTCTACTGCGGTAGAAGACACAGTTATAGAAATTCAGAAAGCTAAAGAACTGGGCATTCCTATTATAAGACGTGCAGAACTGCTGGCATTAATTGCCGCCAGTAAAAAAACGATTGCAATTGGTGGCACCAGTGGCAAAAGTACCACAACCGCAATGTTGTTTGATATCTTAACTTATGCCGGATTGTCGCCATCTATTATCAGTGGCGCAGGACTGGTGAGCCTTATCAAAAAAGGAAAAATAGGTAACGCGTTTGTGGGAAAAAGCGAATGGCTCGTTATCGAAGCCGACGAAAGTGATGGCTCGATAGTGCAATATCAACCCAGCATCGGTGTGTTATTGAATATTGATAAAGACCATAAAGAAATTGAAGAACTGATACAGATTTTTGGTACTTTTCGAAATAACAGCCAGTCTTTCATTGTTAATCAGTCCAACAAAAATGCAGCACGCTTATCCACCCAACTGGCAAATGATTTCGAAGTAAACGCTGATAATAGCGGTGCCGGATTTGTTGCCTCTTCTTTTGTGCAAAAGGGATTTAAAATTTCATTCAAGATCAACTCACAACCTTTTGAAATCAATATTGCCGGAAGACACAATATGGAAAACGCAACAGCTGCCGTAGCTGCCACTTCTTTAGTAGGCGTATCTCTACAAGTAGCCAGTGAGGCATTACAACATTATGAAGGTATTTACAGACGTTGTCAGGTATTAGGCAATAAAAGAGGGGTGTGGATTGTAGACGATTTTGCGCACAACCCGGTAAAGTGTGCGGCTGCCATCAAAAGTTGTCAGCAGGCTGCTAACAAGGTAGTAGCATGGTTTCAACCCCATGGGTACGCTCCTACCCGTTTTTTAAGAACCGATTTTGTAAGAGAAATTACTGCGGCCTTGCGCCCACAAGATGAAATATGGATGAGTGAAATTTTCTATGCAGGGGGCACTACCACAAAAGATATCTCTGCCGAAGATCTAATTAATGATATTAAAGCCGAAGGTAAGCAGGCCTTCTTCTTAGCCGACAGAAAAAACCTCCCCGATGCGGTAAAACCGCGATTGGAAGAGGGAAATGTACTGCTACTGATGGGCGCAAGAGACCCCTCATTAGAAAGTTTTTCCCACTGGGTGTTTGACAATCTTTAGGCCAGAGTGAACTCTTCGTGTTTTTGTGGATGGCCCAATAAATAATAACAAAGCACCATTAACAAACCGTCCTTCGCTTTGGGTGTAGAGGCTTCAACATCTAGACTACAAACGGCGAGGGGCTTCTCAGTATTTTCTTCTACGATGGCAACTTCCTTATTATTGAGGAAGTTGAGATAGTAGCGCTTATCGTCGATAATGATGTACTGCCTATCTCCTTCTCGTTTCAGTTCTCCTAAATCCGTTCCGTACTCATTTTCCAGCACTACTTTGTGTTTCAAAAGTCCTTTCTTACGATACTTAAAATATCTTCTCTCACCATCTTCCGCTTCTACGTGCACCCAATCTGTCTGGCTTTTGTACGCTAGCGTAAGTAGCTTACGGCCATTATTCCACAAACTATACGCTGTCTGGCCAAGATTGGTAGTGATTGCTTTCCACTGCATGATGTTTGGGATTTGCAATACAAAGTTGGCTATATTTTGTGGGAAAAAAGCCAGTTAACATTAAATTAATATTGGATTTGGATGAAAAAACGGGCAGAATAAAGAACTTGTTAACATTATGTGCATAACTAAGCCAATATAGCTGCTATTAAAATTTAGTATGTAAGTATAAATAAATCATTACAATAATGATCAGTAGAATAAGAATGGAGAAATAAAGCCACCATAAAGGCTTCATACTCAGTTGCTCTCTTCTTCTTTTTCTGCGACTGGTACGATTCTTCAAATCACGGTTCAGTCCATCTACAATTAAACGAATACGTTCTTTATTTGCTACTTGCTGTAAGCCTTCCAGCGCCTCATTATCAAAATCCTCATCAAGTAAATGCATCTCCAGCTCATGCTTTTCGGCATTAGACAGCTCATCATTCAGATACTTCAGAAGAAGTTCTGCATCGACATTCTTTTTTGGCCCATGCAATATTTTATTCAACTCATTCTCCATTTTCAAGCTTTGTGGTTTTGAGTTTTTTCTGAATGTACAAGCGTAGATTTCGTTTACCGTTTTGAATATAACTTTTAACCTGCTGTAAGGAGTAACCGGTTTGAACACTGAT encodes the following:
- the gyrB_1 gene encoding DNA gyrase subunit B; the encoded protein is MSEEIKEVEIDDRNTYGADSIQVLEGLEAVRKRPAMYIGDIGVKGLHHLVYEVVDNSIDEALAGYCKNIDVVIHEDNSISVKDDGRGIPTGINKKENKSALELVMTVLHAGGKFDKGSYKVSGGLHGVGVSCVNALSAKMITTVYREGKIFEQEYRIGVPQYDVREIGVSDKTGTHQHFWPDPSIFTTTEYKYDILEGRLRELAYLNRGVRITLTDLREKNENGEPLSKTFYSEGGIVEFVAMLDENAGRKPLIPNVISVEGHDENTNVAVEVALTYNDSFTEHIYSYVNNINTIEGGTHVTGFRQALTRVFKNYGDQNGLFEKAKVTIEGDDFREGLSAIIAVKVPEPQFEGQTKTKLGNSEVSGVVQTTVARVLEAYLEEHPKEARNIINKVILAAQARAAARKARDLVQRKSVLSGGGLPGKLADCSDRDPARCELYLVEGDSAGGTAKQGRDRSFQAILPLRGKILNVEKAMEHKIYENEEIRNIYTALGVTVGTPEDPKALNLSKLRYHKLIIMTDADVDGSHIATLILTFVYRYMKELVEQGYVYIAQPPLYLVKKGKESAYAYNEEERKALVEKLGGGREDAVTIQRYKGLGEMNAEQLWETTMDPKRRTLKQVTIESAAEADRVFSMLMGDEVGPRRDFIEANAKYAKLDV
- the lpxC gene encoding UDP-3-O-acyl-N-acetylglucosamine deacetylase, encoding MDNNFNPDKQHTLKQAVSISGTGLHTGILADVTLKPANAGFGIQFQRVDLPNKPIIKADCDLVSDTSRGTTLEANGAKVSTVEHLLAALVGMGVDNCLIEINGPEVPIMDGSSMPFIEIIEEAGVEEQNAAKIWYSIDENLYLTDEEKRVEMVIMPAREYQITTLIDFNSPVLGTQHAELKTMKNFKEKIASCRTFCFLHELEMLLEHNLIKGGDVNNAIVVVDKPVDDAELERLKKIFKKDNIEVKSEGYLNNLELRFPNEPARHKLLDVVGDLALIGYPVKGRVIANRPGHSTNVAFAKLIKKHIKANKHIKDVPSYDPTVPPVYDLQYIEKTLPHRFPFLLVDKIIDLTDDKIVGIKNVTFNEWFFQGHFPQNPVMPGVLQIEALAQCGGILAINLAGEGQYDTYFLKIDNCKFKQMVRPGDTMILKMELTAPIRRGICEMRGTVYVGNKVATEADLVAQIVKRS
- the murC_2 gene encoding UDP-N-acetylmuramate--L-alanine ligase, producing MNINLQNIKSPFFIGVAGAGMSAIAQYLRGIGMNVSGSDRFFNEGKAADIKEKLEAEGIQCYKQDGSGITPTTDLVVASTAVEDTVIEIQKAKELGIPIIRRAELLALIAASKKTIAIGGTSGKSTTTAMLFDILTYAGLSPSIISGAGLVSLIKKGKIGNAFVGKSEWLVIEADESDGSIVQYQPSIGVLLNIDKDHKEIEELIQIFGTFRNNSQSFIVNQSNKNAARLSTQLANDFEVNADNSGAGFVASSFVQKGFKISFKINSQPFEINIAGRHNMENATAAVAATSLVGVSLQVASEALQHYEGIYRRCQVLGNKRGVWIVDDFAHNPVKCAAAIKSCQQAANKVVAWFQPHGYAPTRFLRTDFVREITAALRPQDEIWMSEIFYAGGTTTKDISAEDLINDIKAEGKQAFFLADRKNLPDAVKPRLEEGNVLLLMGARDPSLESFSHWVFDNL